One window of the Rhizobiaceae bacterium genome contains the following:
- a CDS encoding type II toxin-antitoxin system RelE/ParE family toxin, protein MRIRWTSSARRNLGEIVEYIALENPGAAIRMDLLLSRAPRVLTRFPLMGKSGALQGTRELLPHPSYRMVYAVGVDEIAILAIVHTSRQWPPIDDEGA, encoded by the coding sequence GTGAGAATTCGATGGACGAGTTCCGCGCGCAGAAATCTGGGTGAGATCGTCGAGTACATAGCGCTGGAGAATCCGGGCGCCGCAATCCGAATGGACTTATTGCTATCCCGAGCGCCGCGCGTTCTGACGCGTTTTCCCTTGATGGGCAAATCCGGTGCGCTGCAAGGCACGCGAGAGCTGCTGCCCCATCCCTCGTATCGTATGGTCTATGCGGTGGGCGTCGACGAAATCGCAATCCTCGCCATCGTCCATACCTCCCGCCAGTGGCCGCCCATTGACGACGAGGGCGCATAA
- a CDS encoding branched-chain amino acid ABC transporter permease has translation MSFGPHLLLASLEGLVTAAVLALTALGLSLVFGVMRVVNVAHGEFFMLGAVIAWWVASMAGAHPAVGFALALVVAPLVVGAIAFASERLVLRRLDYNPEATIVATIGLLYIIQQAALSLYGPEARPVAPPFNYRVLLPWFGYSGYKLAVIAAAILIILATWLVLTRTKIGLVMRATQYDRETAQAFGIPVGRVYGGVFALGAMLAAVAAVLIVPIQQAHYLMGRDPLLLSFIVVIIGGLGSLRGTLIAALLIGLSDGIISMFFSPTLAKMIATLVVALVLVFRPQGLFGTAAR, from the coding sequence ATGTCCTTCGGCCCACACCTCCTGCTTGCGTCTCTTGAAGGCCTCGTCACCGCTGCCGTGCTGGCGCTGACCGCGCTCGGCCTGTCGCTCGTGTTCGGCGTCATGCGCGTCGTCAACGTGGCGCATGGCGAGTTCTTCATGCTTGGCGCCGTCATCGCCTGGTGGGTGGCGTCCATGGCCGGCGCGCATCCGGCCGTCGGCTTCGCGCTTGCGCTGGTGGTCGCCCCGCTGGTCGTCGGCGCGATCGCTTTCGCCTCGGAACGGCTGGTGCTGCGGCGGCTCGACTACAATCCGGAAGCGACGATCGTCGCGACCATCGGCCTGCTCTACATCATCCAGCAGGCGGCGCTTTCGCTCTACGGACCGGAAGCCCGCCCGGTTGCGCCACCCTTCAACTACCGCGTGCTCCTGCCCTGGTTCGGATACTCCGGCTACAAGCTCGCCGTGATCGCCGCCGCAATCCTGATCATTCTCGCTACATGGCTCGTGCTGACCCGCACGAAAATCGGCCTCGTCATGCGCGCCACGCAATATGACCGGGAGACGGCGCAGGCCTTCGGCATACCCGTCGGCCGCGTCTATGGCGGCGTTTTCGCGCTCGGCGCGATGCTCGCCGCTGTCGCCGCCGTGCTCATCGTGCCGATCCAGCAGGCGCACTATCTGATGGGCCGCGATCCGCTGCTTCTCTCCTTCATCGTGGTCATCATTGGCGGGCTGGGGTCGCTGCGCGGCACTTTGATCGCGGCATTGCTGATCGGCCTGTCGGACGGCATCATCTCCATGTTCTTCTCGCCGACCCTCGCCAAGATGATCGCGACGCTGGTGGTGGCGCTCGTGCTTGTCTTCCGACCGCAGGGCCTGTTCGGGACGGCCGCCCGATGA
- a CDS encoding antitoxin of toxin-antitoxin stability system, with protein sequence MAKEAVFTMKLEPELREAFMAAAEAADRPASQIVREFMRDFVQQDHEYVEFLRKHVERARADIAAGRVHTQEEIEEEAKQRAERLAKQAAERAA encoded by the coding sequence ATGGCCAAGGAAGCCGTCTTCACCATGAAGCTGGAGCCCGAACTGCGCGAGGCGTTCATGGCGGCTGCGGAAGCCGCCGATCGTCCCGCGTCGCAGATCGTGCGTGAATTCATGCGGGATTTCGTCCAGCAGGATCACGAGTATGTGGAATTTCTGCGGAAGCACGTGGAGCGGGCTCGCGCTGACATTGCCGCTGGACGGGTGCATACGCAAGAGGAGATCGAAGAAGAGGCGAAGCAGCGGGCGGAAAGGCTCGCCAAGCAGGCTGCTGAGCGCGCAGCGTGA
- a CDS encoding ABC transporter substrate-binding protein codes for MSEKAGFAKSRITRRSALKGLGAAAAIGTAPGYVRYAGAQNSAPIRIGFQAHRTGIGAAYGRWYEKTTMAATKLINDAGGINGRPVEIITEDDGTDPARGAEVVGKFATQHKCDVVYGTLFSHVVIGSAPAAGEAKIPYFVVSEGHHVASTKLNRYVFQPGITDVKSQIQAMAPWIAGNVGKKVTQIFPDFAFGYDHRDYLPPALKAQGADVIAQIAIPPTESSFTKYFPQIPADTEVLYHVMVGPAVLTFVKELGEFYGSNRPQLFGFIDSLEAVDINSPGLEFLDGSHFWEGSPRYAQENDSEAQKAYRAAVGIDDNGASVDDPKDVSTAAHMFGCWETLYVIKQAMEACNYQGPEDRAKLVEATEVLTEFKEGPEHPQGDKTFNGKIHQCFGHQNISKVEGGKLKVVHRTTIEDGLYEPEGDYTTMPL; via the coding sequence ATGAGCGAGAAGGCGGGTTTTGCGAAGTCGAGGATCACCAGACGCTCGGCGCTCAAGGGGCTAGGCGCGGCGGCCGCGATCGGCACGGCGCCGGGCTATGTGCGCTATGCCGGCGCGCAGAACAGCGCGCCGATTCGCATCGGCTTCCAGGCGCATCGCACCGGCATCGGCGCCGCCTATGGCCGCTGGTACGAAAAGACGACGATGGCGGCCACGAAGCTGATCAACGATGCCGGCGGCATCAACGGCCGGCCGGTCGAGATCATCACCGAGGACGACGGCACCGATCCGGCGCGCGGCGCGGAAGTGGTCGGCAAGTTCGCCACGCAGCACAAATGCGACGTGGTTTACGGCACGCTGTTCAGCCATGTCGTGATCGGCTCCGCGCCTGCGGCAGGCGAGGCCAAGATCCCCTATTTCGTGGTCAGCGAGGGGCACCACGTCGCCTCGACCAAGCTCAACCGCTACGTCTTCCAGCCTGGCATCACCGACGTGAAGAGCCAGATCCAGGCAATGGCGCCGTGGATCGCCGGAAATGTCGGCAAGAAGGTCACGCAGATCTTCCCCGACTTCGCCTTCGGCTACGATCACCGCGACTACCTGCCGCCGGCGCTCAAGGCGCAGGGCGCCGACGTGATCGCGCAGATCGCCATTCCGCCGACGGAAAGCTCCTTCACCAAGTATTTCCCGCAGATCCCGGCGGATACCGAGGTCCTGTACCATGTGATGGTCGGGCCGGCGGTGCTGACCTTCGTCAAGGAACTCGGCGAATTCTACGGCTCGAACCGGCCGCAACTCTTCGGCTTCATCGATTCGCTGGAGGCCGTCGACATCAACAGCCCGGGCCTCGAATTCCTCGACGGCAGCCATTTCTGGGAAGGTTCACCGCGCTACGCACAGGAGAACGATTCGGAGGCGCAGAAGGCCTATCGCGCCGCCGTCGGCATTGACGACAACGGCGCATCGGTCGACGATCCGAAGGACGTCTCGACCGCTGCCCACATGTTCGGCTGCTGGGAGACGCTCTACGTCATCAAGCAGGCGATGGAAGCCTGCAACTATCAGGGACCGGAGGACCGCGCCAAGCTCGTCGAGGCTACCGAGGTGCTGACCGAGTTCAAGGAGGGCCCTGAGCATCCGCAGGGCGACAAGACTTTCAACGGCAAGATACACCAGTGCTTCGGCCATCAGAACATTTCGAAGGTGGAGGGCGGCAAGCTGAAGGTGGTGCACCGGACCACGATCGAGGACGGCCTCTACGAGCCGGAAGGCGACTACACGACGATGCCCCTGTGA